A single window of Streptomyces xanthii DNA harbors:
- a CDS encoding arsenate reductase family protein, with translation MEIWINPACSKCRSALTLLDAEGADYTVRRYLEDVPTPDEIRAVLDRLGLEPWDITRTGEADAKELGLKDWPKEAGSRDRWIEALAAHPKLIQRPIITAEDGTAVVARTEEAVRDALSREK, from the coding sequence ATGGAGATCTGGATCAACCCGGCCTGCTCGAAGTGCCGCAGCGCACTCACCCTGCTCGACGCGGAGGGCGCCGACTACACCGTCCGCCGCTACCTGGAGGACGTCCCCACGCCCGACGAGATCCGCGCCGTCCTCGACCGGCTCGGCCTGGAACCCTGGGACATCACCCGCACCGGCGAGGCCGACGCCAAGGAGCTCGGGCTCAAGGACTGGCCGAAGGAGGCCGGCAGCCGGGACCGCTGGATCGAGGCCCTCGCCGCGCACCCCAAGCTCATCCAGCGCCCGATCATCACCGCCGAGGACGGCACCGCCGTGGTGGCCCGCACCGAGGAGGCCGTACGGGACGCCCTCAGCCGCGAGAAGTAG